In one window of Bradyrhizobium sp. AZCC 1721 DNA:
- a CDS encoding efflux RND transporter periplasmic adaptor subunit translates to MNRSVQVAIAAAVTVAVVAGVLARPYLWPRGETTHAHVMAQASEPAGAAIYYQDPNGKPFYSLTPKKTPDGRDYRAVLRGADISFDDPPQESAAAPPTDRKVKYYRNPMGLPDVSPTPKKDSMGMDYIPVYEGEDSDDGSVKVSPGKIQRTGVKSEPAATRPIRTVVRAPGTIQLDERRVSVIAMRAETYLQTVADVTTGTFVKKGQPLMQVYSPAVSSAAAEYVTTLTSKTTAGEPSYGRGSRQRLINLDVPDAVITEVERTRVVPVTVAWTAPRDGIVLERNAVEGMRAQPGDVLFRVADTSVVWAIIDIAERDLGSLAVGQGVTVRARSFRERDFSGKISVIYPQVNRETRTARVRIELANPDLALLPDMYVDADVEIGGAEPVLAVPDSSVLDTGARQVVLVDKGEGRFEPRDVKIGRRGDGLVEIRSGLKDGEPVVISANFLIDAESNLKAALKGFAEGAQP, encoded by the coding sequence ATGAACCGGTCCGTTCAGGTTGCGATCGCTGCCGCCGTTACAGTTGCCGTGGTCGCCGGCGTCCTCGCGCGTCCCTATCTCTGGCCGCGCGGAGAGACCACGCATGCCCACGTCATGGCCCAGGCGAGCGAACCGGCGGGCGCCGCGATCTACTATCAGGATCCGAACGGCAAGCCGTTCTACTCGCTGACGCCAAAGAAGACGCCGGATGGCCGCGACTACCGGGCCGTCCTCCGGGGCGCCGACATCAGTTTTGACGATCCGCCGCAGGAAAGCGCGGCGGCTCCGCCCACCGACCGCAAGGTCAAGTATTACCGCAACCCGATGGGGCTGCCGGATGTTTCGCCGACGCCCAAGAAGGACTCGATGGGGATGGACTACATCCCCGTCTATGAGGGCGAGGACAGCGACGACGGATCGGTCAAGGTCTCGCCGGGAAAGATTCAGCGCACCGGTGTCAAATCGGAGCCGGCGGCCACTCGCCCGATCCGGACGGTCGTGCGGGCGCCAGGCACGATCCAACTCGACGAGCGTCGAGTCTCAGTCATCGCGATGCGTGCGGAAACCTACCTGCAAACAGTTGCCGACGTCACGACTGGTACCTTTGTCAAGAAGGGGCAGCCGCTGATGCAGGTCTACAGTCCGGCGGTTTCCAGTGCTGCCGCCGAGTATGTGACGACATTGACGTCCAAGACTACGGCGGGCGAACCGTCCTACGGACGCGGTTCACGGCAGCGGTTGATAAACCTTGACGTGCCCGACGCGGTAATCACCGAGGTCGAAAGAACGCGGGTCGTCCCGGTGACCGTCGCCTGGACGGCCCCACGGGACGGCATCGTGTTGGAACGCAACGCCGTCGAGGGTATGCGAGCTCAACCGGGCGACGTGCTCTTCCGCGTTGCGGATACGTCGGTGGTCTGGGCGATAATTGACATCGCCGAGCGCGATCTCGGCTCGCTTGCGGTCGGACAAGGCGTAACCGTGCGCGCGCGCAGCTTCCGGGAGCGGGACTTCTCCGGAAAGATCTCTGTCATTTATCCCCAGGTCAACCGCGAGACACGGACAGCCCGCGTTCGGATCGAACTTGCAAATCCCGACCTCGCATTGCTGCCGGACATGTATGTGGACGCCGATGTCGAGATTGGCGGCGCGGAGCCTGTTTTGGCCGTTCCCGACAGCTCGGTGCTCGATACGGGGGCGCGCCAGGTCGTTCTGGTTGACAAGGGTGAGGGACGATTCGAGCCCCGCGACGTCAAGATCGGCCGTCGGGGAGACGGACTGGTCGAAATCCGCAGCGGGCTGAAAGACGGCGAGCCCGTCGTCATCTCGGCCAATTTTCTAATCGATGCGGAAAGCAACCTGAAGGCGGCACTCAAGGGCTTCGCCGAGGGAGCTCAGCCATGA
- a CDS encoding DUF1801 domain-containing protein: MAQTTSRRPAKIAKKTTAKQATAKPVLLSGGNPQIAKGYGDAPVQAYIAAMPGWKRDVGRHLDALIVRTVPGVHKGVKWNTPFYGVEDQGGWFLAFHCFTKYVKVTFFRGTSLHPLPPGESKHKEVRYLDIHEDGLDEAQLVAWVKQASQLPGERL; this comes from the coding sequence ATGGCGCAAACGACGTCGAGAAGGCCGGCGAAGATCGCAAAGAAGACCACCGCCAAGCAGGCTACCGCAAAGCCCGTCCTGCTCTCAGGCGGCAATCCTCAGATCGCAAAGGGATACGGCGATGCCCCCGTGCAGGCCTACATCGCGGCCATGCCGGGCTGGAAACGCGACGTCGGGCGCCACCTCGACGCGCTGATCGTCCGCACTGTCCCCGGCGTGCACAAGGGGGTCAAATGGAATACGCCCTTTTATGGCGTCGAGGACCAGGGCGGCTGGTTCCTCGCCTTTCACTGCTTCACGAAGTACGTCAAAGTGACCTTCTTCCGCGGCACATCGCTCCACCCTCTCCCGCCCGGCGAGTCCAAGCACAAGGAAGTGCGCTATCTCGACATCCATGAGGACGGCCTTGACGAAGCGCAGCTTGTTGCTTGGGTGAAGCAAGCGAGCCAATTGCCCGGCGAACGATTGTGA
- a CDS encoding class I SAM-dependent methyltransferase: MGDAGRQAHWENVYTTKGENEVSWFQQIPAPSLDLIVQAGVTHKSAIIDIGGGASRLVDSLVEQGFEDVTVLDLSAAALAAAKRRLESHLGASAERVGWIVADATTWEPAKPYDIWHDRAAFHFLIDAGDRAAYIARLKRGLKIGGHAIIATFALDGPEKCSGLPVARYDSESLGRTLGTAFKLVHTQRHDHATPWGSRQAFQFSVFRHEG, translated from the coding sequence ATGGGAGATGCCGGCCGTCAGGCCCATTGGGAGAACGTCTACACGACAAAGGGCGAGAACGAGGTTAGCTGGTTTCAGCAAATCCCGGCTCCCTCGCTCGACCTGATCGTGCAGGCGGGGGTGACGCACAAGTCGGCCATCATAGACATCGGCGGCGGCGCCTCGCGGCTGGTCGACAGTCTCGTCGAGCAGGGATTTGAGGATGTCACCGTGCTCGATCTTTCCGCCGCGGCGTTGGCCGCTGCCAAGCGCCGCCTGGAGAGCCACCTTGGCGCCAGCGCCGAGCGGGTTGGCTGGATCGTCGCAGATGCGACGACCTGGGAGCCGGCCAAGCCCTACGACATCTGGCACGATCGGGCAGCGTTCCACTTTCTCATCGACGCAGGCGATCGCGCCGCCTACATTGCGCGCCTCAAGCGGGGCTTGAAGATCGGCGGGCACGCCATCATCGCGACTTTTGCGCTCGACGGCCCTGAAAAGTGCAGCGGCCTGCCGGTCGCGCGCTACGACAGCGAGAGTCTCGGACGGACGCTCGGCACAGCGTTCAAGCTGGTCCACACGCAGCGGCACGATCACGCTACGCCGTGGGGGTCCCGGCAGGCTTTTCAGTTCAGCGTGTTCCGGCACGAGGGCTGA
- a CDS encoding SRPBCC family protein has translation MTNTAPETRTVVVEREMSHPPEKLWRALTQPHLMEEWLMKNDFKPVVGHHFNLRGDWGGVLDCEVLAIEPNKALSYTWNFKHDDAAFNLESVVTFTLTPTPTGTLLRMEQTGFRPDQKQAYGGALAGWQQFFAKLEELVARTD, from the coding sequence ATGACAAATACCGCCCCCGAAACGCGCACCGTCGTCGTCGAACGCGAAATGTCGCATCCGCCGGAAAAGCTCTGGCGCGCGCTCACGCAACCCCACTTGATGGAGGAGTGGCTGATGAAGAACGACTTCAAGCCCGTCGTGGGTCACCATTTCAATCTTCGCGGCGATTGGGGTGGCGTGCTGGACTGCGAGGTCCTTGCCATCGAGCCGAACAAGGCGCTGTCGTACACCTGGAATTTCAAGCACGACGATGCGGCTTTCAATCTAGAAAGTGTCGTGACTTTCACGCTGACGCCAACGCCCACAGGCACCCTCCTGCGCATGGAGCAGACCGGTTTCCGGCCGGATCAGAAGCAGGCCTACGGCGGCGCCCTCGCTGGATGGCAGCAATTCTTCGCCAAGCTGGAAGAGCTCGTGGCGCGGACGGATTGA
- a CDS encoding DUF2938 family protein: MIGLTNSYAQLAIESIVVGSIATLVADLWSRLLQTVVGIPRANWGLVGRWVAAFPRGVFVHRPITATPAVRGELAIGWTFHYAVGIAYAALYLVILRSGLGSEPSLLSAVAFGLVVLIAPWFVMQPALGLGFMAARMPKPTAVRILNISVHTWFGVGLYLGATAWLMGTRSITNAI; encoded by the coding sequence ATGATTGGTCTAACGAATTCTTATGCTCAGTTGGCAATTGAGAGCATTGTGGTGGGCAGCATTGCGACATTGGTGGCGGATCTCTGGTCTCGCCTGCTGCAGACCGTTGTCGGCATCCCACGGGCAAATTGGGGATTGGTTGGACGCTGGGTGGCTGCATTCCCGCGCGGGGTATTCGTTCATCGCCCGATCACAGCAACACCGGCGGTCCGCGGCGAGCTTGCGATCGGCTGGACATTCCACTATGCGGTCGGGATCGCCTATGCGGCACTCTATCTTGTGATCTTGAGATCGGGCCTCGGCTCGGAACCAAGTCTCCTTTCGGCTGTGGCGTTCGGATTGGTCGTTCTCATTGCGCCCTGGTTTGTCATGCAGCCGGCGCTCGGTCTCGGCTTCATGGCGGCGCGTATGCCAAAGCCCACAGCCGTTCGTATCCTCAATATTTCCGTACATACGTGGTTCGGCGTCGGGCTCTATCTCGGTGCCACGGCCTGGCTAATGGGCACGAGGTCAATCACGAACGCGATCTGA
- a CDS encoding ArsR/SmtB family transcription factor: MPNAHDVLFRTLADPSRRAIFERLCREGEQTVGALTARAGISQPAVSKHLGVLKQAGLVRDRHEGRQTHYSAQLGALAPLIDWASQMHGFWQNRFDNLEDLLKRMDQ; the protein is encoded by the coding sequence ATGCCCAACGCTCATGACGTGCTGTTCAGAACACTCGCCGACCCAAGCCGTCGGGCGATCTTCGAGCGGCTGTGCCGCGAAGGAGAGCAAACGGTCGGGGCGCTGACGGCCCGGGCCGGGATCTCGCAGCCGGCCGTCTCGAAGCATCTTGGCGTTTTGAAACAGGCGGGGTTGGTGCGCGACCGCCACGAAGGCCGCCAGACGCACTACAGCGCGCAACTCGGTGCGCTGGCCCCGCTGATCGACTGGGCGAGCCAGATGCACGGCTTCTGGCAGAACCGGTTCGATAACCTGGAAGACCTGCTCAAACGGATGGACCAATGA
- a CDS encoding FixH family protein, with product MKAIQFSRGLRVALSAAVLTCAATVALADIKNYEFKLVEPTVKTGRDKIIAVKLIDKTTGKAVPDAVIFATRLDMAPDAMQEMVTELTPLPGSEPGTYRFKADFSMAGRWQLSLGAKVQGETGTVDNKLVIQADK from the coding sequence ATGAAGGCAATTCAGTTTTCGCGCGGCCTGCGGGTCGCGCTGAGCGCCGCTGTCCTGACATGCGCCGCAACCGTCGCACTCGCTGATATCAAGAATTACGAGTTCAAGCTCGTCGAACCGACTGTGAAGACCGGTCGCGACAAGATCATTGCGGTCAAGCTCATCGATAAGACGACGGGCAAGGCCGTTCCGGACGCGGTGATCTTTGCAACGCGTCTCGATATGGCACCGGATGCGATGCAAGAGATGGTGACCGAGCTTACGCCCCTGCCGGGATCCGAACCCGGTACCTACCGCTTCAAGGCCGATTTCAGCATGGCCGGCCGGTGGCAATTGTCGCTCGGCGCAAAAGTGCAGGGCGAAACCGGCACAGTCGACAACAAGCTCGTTATTCAGGCCGACAAATGA
- a CDS encoding efflux RND transporter permease subunit, whose protein sequence is MIARLIAWSARNLLLVLFGSGFAAAAGIYALVHLPLDAIPDLSDTQVIVYTEYPGQAPQVIEDQVTYPLTTAMLTVPKSKVVRGFSFFGVSFVYVIFEDGTDIYWARSRVLEFLNAATSRIPAGVTPTIGPDATGVGWVYQYAIVSKELNLSDTRTIQDWNLKFALAKAEGVAEVASVGGFVKQYNVILDPQRMRDRGITMQKMREAIRASNADVGGRTVELSEFEYVIRGKGYLKSINDLGNVVLKVSNGTPVLLRDVARVELGPDERRGITELNGEGEVASGIVLQRFGVNALNVIQNVKKRFQEIASSLPKSVEIVPVYDRSNLIYAAIDTLKHTLFEESVVVALVCIVFLLHVRSALVAILMLPVGILMAFGAMKLLGLGSNIMSLGGIAIAIGAMVDAAIVMIENAHKHLERAEPGKSRVAILIEAAAQVGPALFFSLLIITVSFMPIFTLEQQEGRLFSPLAFTKTFAMAAAALLSVTLVPALMVIFIRGRIIPEHRNPINRFLIWIYRPVINGVLRAKTLVVLLALAILAVSVWPARQLGTEFMPNLNEGTLLYMPTTLPGISITKSAELMQTQDRIIRSFPEVESVYGKAGRAATATDPAPSEMYETVVNLKPKQEWRAGVTIDSLIAEMDKALQFPGVSNAWTMPIKARIDMLSTGIRTPIGVKVIGTDLVEIDKLAKQIEQVLKAVPGTSSAYAERGIGGYYLEITPDREAMPRYGIMIQDVQDTIATALGGQTVTTTVEGRQRFSVNMRYPRDLRDNPKAIASDVLVPMPAGGAVPLGEVAKVVPARGPSSIRTENGQLATYIYVDIRDRDLGGYVAEAQRAVQASIQFPPGYYVMWSGQYEYLERATARLKIVVPATLLIIFLLLYLNFRSVTETMIVMLSLPFALVGGLWLMWWLGFNLSVAVAVGFIALAGVAAETGVVMLIYLNQALAEFSARRAAENRPLTKRDLYDAIMEGAVERVRPKMMTVVAIMAGLLPIMWSSGTGSEIMQRIAVPMIGGMISSTLLTLIVIPAIFGLVKGFGLKDMDDSAEPPRSIASPVAPRKVPEPVE, encoded by the coding sequence ATGATTGCCCGCTTGATCGCTTGGTCGGCTCGCAACCTCCTGCTGGTGCTATTCGGCAGCGGCTTTGCCGCTGCGGCTGGCATCTACGCGCTGGTCCATCTGCCGCTAGACGCTATCCCCGACCTCTCCGACACGCAGGTCATCGTTTACACGGAGTACCCCGGTCAGGCGCCGCAGGTCATCGAGGACCAGGTCACCTATCCGCTCACCACCGCGATGTTGACGGTGCCGAAATCGAAGGTGGTGCGCGGCTTTTCCTTCTTCGGCGTCTCCTTCGTCTACGTCATCTTCGAGGATGGCACGGACATTTATTGGGCGCGCTCGCGGGTGCTCGAATTCCTAAACGCCGCGACCTCGCGCATTCCCGCCGGCGTGACGCCGACCATCGGCCCGGATGCGACCGGCGTCGGCTGGGTTTACCAATATGCTATCGTGTCGAAGGAGCTGAACCTTTCCGACACGCGCACGATCCAGGACTGGAATCTGAAGTTCGCGCTCGCCAAGGCCGAAGGTGTCGCCGAAGTGGCGAGCGTCGGCGGCTTCGTCAAGCAGTACAATGTGATCCTCGATCCGCAGCGCATGCGCGATCGCGGCATCACCATGCAGAAGATGCGCGAGGCGATTCGTGCCAGCAACGCCGACGTCGGCGGCCGCACCGTCGAACTGTCCGAGTTCGAATATGTCATCCGCGGCAAGGGCTACCTGAAGAGCATCAACGACCTCGGCAACGTCGTGCTGAAGGTGAGCAATGGCACGCCGGTGCTCCTTCGCGACGTGGCCCGGGTGGAGCTCGGCCCCGACGAGCGGCGCGGCATCACCGAACTGAACGGGGAGGGCGAGGTCGCAAGCGGCATCGTGCTGCAGCGCTTCGGCGTCAACGCGCTCAATGTGATCCAGAACGTCAAGAAGCGCTTCCAGGAAATCGCCAGCAGCCTGCCGAAATCGGTCGAGATCGTGCCGGTTTACGACCGCTCGAACCTGATCTACGCGGCCATCGACACGCTCAAGCACACGCTGTTCGAGGAAAGTGTCGTCGTTGCGCTGGTCTGCATCGTGTTCCTGCTGCACGTCCGCAGTGCGCTGGTTGCGATTCTGATGCTGCCGGTCGGCATATTAATGGCGTTCGGCGCCATGAAGCTGCTGGGGCTCGGCTCCAACATCATGAGCCTTGGCGGCATCGCGATCGCGATCGGCGCCATGGTGGATGCAGCAATCGTCATGATCGAGAATGCCCACAAGCACCTCGAACGAGCGGAGCCCGGAAAGTCCCGGGTGGCCATCCTGATCGAGGCGGCCGCGCAGGTCGGTCCGGCGCTGTTCTTCAGCCTCTTGATCATCACCGTGTCGTTCATGCCGATCTTCACGCTGGAGCAGCAGGAGGGGCGGCTGTTCAGCCCGCTGGCGTTCACCAAGACATTCGCCATGGCCGCTGCTGCGCTGCTTTCGGTGACGCTGGTGCCGGCGCTGATGGTGATCTTCATCCGCGGCAGAATCATTCCCGAGCACAGGAATCCGATCAACCGTTTCCTGATCTGGATCTACCGTCCTGTTATCAACGGTGTGTTGCGCGCCAAAACGTTGGTCGTCCTGCTCGCACTCGCGATTCTGGCCGTGAGCGTCTGGCCGGCCCGTCAGCTCGGCACCGAGTTCATGCCGAACCTGAACGAGGGCACGCTGCTCTACATGCCGACGACATTGCCGGGCATCTCGATCACCAAATCCGCTGAACTGATGCAGACTCAGGATCGGATCATCCGGTCGTTTCCGGAAGTCGAATCCGTCTACGGCAAGGCAGGCCGCGCCGCGACCGCAACCGATCCGGCGCCATCGGAAATGTACGAGACCGTCGTCAATCTCAAGCCGAAGCAGGAGTGGCGGGCAGGCGTGACGATCGACAGCCTGATCGCGGAAATGGACAAGGCCCTGCAATTTCCCGGCGTCTCCAACGCCTGGACCATGCCGATCAAGGCCCGTATCGACATGCTGTCGACCGGCATCCGCACCCCGATCGGCGTCAAGGTGATCGGCACCGATCTGGTCGAGATCGACAAGCTCGCGAAACAGATCGAGCAGGTCCTGAAAGCGGTGCCCGGCACCTCGTCCGCCTACGCCGAGCGTGGCATCGGCGGCTACTATCTGGAGATCACGCCGGACCGCGAAGCGATGCCGCGGTACGGCATCATGATTCAGGATGTCCAGGACACCATCGCTACTGCGCTTGGCGGACAGACGGTCACGACGACAGTCGAGGGCCGCCAGCGCTTTTCCGTCAACATGCGCTACCCGCGGGATTTGCGCGACAATCCGAAGGCGATTGCAAGTGACGTGCTGGTGCCCATGCCGGCCGGCGGCGCCGTCCCGCTCGGCGAAGTCGCAAAGGTCGTGCCGGCGCGTGGGCCGTCCTCGATTCGCACCGAGAACGGCCAGTTGGCGACTTACATCTACGTCGACATCCGCGACCGCGATCTCGGCGGCTACGTCGCCGAGGCGCAGCGCGCCGTGCAAGCCAGCATTCAGTTTCCTCCGGGCTACTATGTGATGTGGAGCGGCCAGTACGAGTACCTCGAGCGCGCCACCGCAAGGCTCAAAATTGTCGTTCCCGCGACGCTGCTCATCATCTTCCTGCTGCTGTATCTCAACTTCCGCTCCGTCACCGAGACGATGATCGTGATGCTGTCGCTGCCGTTTGCGCTGGTCGGCGGGCTCTGGCTGATGTGGTGGCTCGGCTTCAACCTGTCCGTCGCGGTCGCGGTCGGCTTTATCGCGCTCGCCGGCGTTGCTGCCGAGACCGGCGTGGTGATGCTGATCTATCTGAACCAGGCGCTGGCCGAATTCAGCGCCCGTCGTGCCGCCGAGAACCGGCCGCTGACGAAGCGTGATCTCTACGACGCCATCATGGAGGGTGCGGTGGAGCGGGTGCGTCCGAAGATGATGACCGTGGTCGCCATCATGGCCGGGCTGCTCCCGATCATGTGGAGCAGCGGCACAGGCTCGGAGATCATGCAGCGTATTGCGGTGCCGATGATCGGCGGCATGATCTCCTCGACATTGCTGACGCTGATCGTGATCCCGGCGATCTTCGGCCTGGTGAAGGGATTTGGGCTGAAGGATATGGACGATTCCGCCGAGCCTCCGCGGTCGATTGCGTCTCCTGTCGCACCGCGAAAAGTTCCCGAGCCTGTCGAGTGA
- a CDS encoding alpha/beta fold hydrolase, with the protein MQVIRFIRDANGARIAYATVGEGPLILCPAWWVSHVERDWEHPGFRRFFSRLAEGFRVVRYDRPGTGLSDRDVPPRTQADEVQLLATLADELGDSQFSLFAVSCAGPVALTYAAAHQERVRRLCFYGSYARGADIATPDLRDALTDLVKAHWGLGSVALTALFLPGAAPQDSEDFSRNQCDWANAPQAAQLLRLSCEMNAADVLSRVRAEALVIHRRKDRAIPLEAGQKLAAELPRARLITLDGDIHLPWIDGDAIADAVHSFLAGDEVRAAASAPLSGCRLDEANREIVLDGQRRPTTRLEYAVILALIQASGRVITRDEMLAEIWNTPFAGSNKVDAVVGSLRKKLGPFAASIETVTGHGYRFRGWKKAINDVH; encoded by the coding sequence GTGCAGGTCATTCGATTCATTCGGGACGCAAACGGAGCCCGGATCGCCTATGCCACGGTCGGCGAAGGGCCGCTCATCCTCTGCCCCGCGTGGTGGGTCAGTCACGTCGAGCGCGATTGGGAGCATCCGGGATTTCGGCGTTTCTTCAGTCGCCTGGCGGAGGGCTTTCGCGTCGTCCGCTACGACCGACCGGGCACCGGTCTGAGCGATCGCGACGTTCCACCGCGAACGCAAGCGGACGAAGTGCAACTGCTCGCAACACTCGCCGATGAACTCGGCGATAGCCAGTTCTCATTGTTCGCGGTGTCTTGCGCGGGACCGGTTGCGCTCACGTATGCGGCTGCGCACCAGGAACGCGTCCGCCGCTTGTGTTTTTATGGTTCGTATGCGAGGGGGGCCGATATAGCGACGCCCGATCTGCGCGATGCGCTCACTGACCTCGTGAAGGCGCACTGGGGCCTTGGATCGGTCGCGCTTACGGCGCTATTCCTGCCCGGTGCAGCGCCGCAGGATTCGGAAGATTTTTCCCGAAACCAGTGTGACTGGGCGAATGCACCGCAGGCGGCGCAATTACTGCGCCTGAGCTGTGAGATGAATGCCGCAGATGTCCTTTCACGCGTCCGTGCAGAGGCGCTGGTCATACATCGGCGCAAGGACCGCGCGATCCCCCTTGAAGCTGGCCAAAAGCTCGCTGCCGAATTACCTCGCGCGCGGCTCATAACACTGGACGGCGACATACACCTGCCATGGATCGATGGCGACGCGATTGCCGACGCGGTCCATTCGTTCCTTGCCGGCGATGAGGTACGCGCGGCTGCCTCAGCACCGTTATCCGGATGCCGACTCGACGAGGCCAATCGTGAGATCGTCCTGGACGGTCAACGTCGCCCAACGACGCGGCTGGAGTACGCTGTGATACTCGCCCTGATCCAGGCAAGTGGACGCGTCATCACCCGAGACGAGATGCTCGCCGAAATCTGGAACACCCCCTTCGCGGGCTCGAACAAGGTGGACGCCGTTGTCGGATCACTGCGGAAGAAGCTCGGCCCCTTCGCAGCTTCCATCGAAACCGTGACGGGCCATGGTTACCGCTTCCGAGGATGGAAGAAGGCGATCAACGACGTGCATTGA
- a CDS encoding four-helix bundle copper-binding protein, protein MHAREMIGTHPAVQGQISDALIRCIEECYSSAQTCTSCADACLSERMVQELTQCIRLDLDCADICNITGRIMTRRTGFDDEVMRRMLSVCAAACRLCAEECQRHAATHEHCRICAESCRRCMEACQEVSRSMAH, encoded by the coding sequence ATGCACGCCCGCGAAATGATTGGCACCCACCCGGCCGTCCAAGGCCAGATCAGTGACGCCCTGATCCGTTGCATCGAGGAATGCTACTCCAGCGCCCAGACCTGCACCTCCTGCGCCGACGCCTGCCTGTCAGAGCGCATGGTTCAGGAGCTGACCCAGTGCATCCGGCTTGACCTGGATTGCGCCGATATCTGCAATATCACCGGCCGCATCATGACCCGCCGAACGGGTTTCGACGACGAGGTGATGCGCCGCATGCTCAGCGTCTGCGCCGCCGCCTGCCGGCTTTGCGCGGAGGAATGCCAGCGGCACGCAGCCACGCACGAACATTGCCGCATCTGCGCGGAAAGCTGCCGCCGCTGCATGGAAGCTTGCCAGGAGGTCTCGCGCAGCATGGCGCATTAG
- a CDS encoding DUF1109 domain-containing protein → MKTDDLVALLSTNLEPVDRKAVVRSLYVAIATAAIAALGIAFAGLGLRPDLTTTRALIYLTIKLAFAVGVVGLAMTYLVRLARPGSERRMSLFLIVMPFLIVLILAAVSLGSAPPAHWGRMIVGDEWLECLLSIPVIAIVPFAVSIWAVRKGAPTNLSRAGAFAGLIAGGVSATAYALHCTDDSLPFIAVWYGGTIVLCTLAGALLGPRLLRW, encoded by the coding sequence ATGAAGACGGACGATCTGGTTGCGCTTCTGAGCACGAACCTTGAGCCTGTCGATCGCAAGGCGGTTGTCCGATCGCTTTATGTCGCAATTGCCACGGCGGCGATCGCGGCCCTCGGCATTGCTTTTGCCGGCCTGGGCCTCCGCCCCGACCTGACGACAACCCGCGCGCTGATCTATCTCACCATCAAGCTGGCGTTCGCGGTTGGGGTTGTCGGTCTCGCGATGACCTACTTGGTGCGCCTGGCGCGCCCTGGCAGTGAACGGAGGATGTCGCTTTTCCTTATCGTTATGCCGTTTCTCATCGTTTTGATTCTTGCCGCAGTCAGCCTTGGGTCCGCGCCCCCTGCACATTGGGGAAGGATGATCGTGGGCGATGAATGGCTGGAATGCCTTCTCTCCATTCCGGTCATTGCGATTGTTCCCTTCGCTGTTTCAATTTGGGCCGTGCGAAAAGGCGCTCCCACCAATCTTTCGCGAGCCGGCGCGTTCGCAGGCCTCATCGCAGGAGGCGTCAGCGCAACGGCTTATGCGCTCCATTGTACAGACGATTCGCTACCGTTTATTGCTGTCTGGTACGGCGGGACGATTGTGCTGTGCACCCTGGCTGGCGCGTTGTTGGGGCCGCGCCTTCTACGCTGGTGA
- a CDS encoding sigma-70 family RNA polymerase sigma factor has protein sequence MTTLEIELKALMLASLEGDAAAHRSLLDRLSRRLRAYYKAKLVAVGRGMAQAEDLVQEAILAIHLKRHTYDPREPLTPWVHAIARYKLIDFLRRNRASLAEVPIDEADEVMARDDNSEIESTHDVRRLMQRLPKGMQCAIEAVKLDGLSVAEAANRCGLSEPGVKVNIHRGLKMLARLIAQETRT, from the coding sequence ATGACGACCCTCGAAATCGAACTCAAGGCCCTCATGCTTGCGAGCCTCGAGGGTGACGCGGCGGCACACCGCTCGCTCCTCGATCGGTTGAGCCGTCGCCTACGTGCCTATTACAAGGCCAAGCTCGTCGCCGTTGGAAGAGGGATGGCGCAGGCCGAAGATTTGGTCCAGGAGGCCATATTGGCAATCCACCTCAAGCGGCATACCTATGACCCGCGGGAGCCACTCACGCCTTGGGTGCACGCCATCGCGCGCTACAAACTGATCGATTTTCTGCGTCGGAATCGTGCATCGCTCGCCGAGGTGCCGATCGACGAGGCCGATGAGGTCATGGCACGTGATGACAATTCCGAGATCGAAAGCACGCATGATGTCCGGCGGCTCATGCAGCGGCTGCCAAAGGGCATGCAATGCGCGATCGAGGCCGTAAAACTTGACGGGCTGAGCGTGGCTGAAGCTGCGAATCGATGCGGGCTCTCAGAGCCGGGCGTAAAGGTAAATATTCATCGCGGGCTCAAAATGCTTGCTCGGTTGATTGCCCAGGAAACACGAACATGA